A single genomic interval of Carassius auratus strain Wakin chromosome 30, ASM336829v1, whole genome shotgun sequence harbors:
- the LOC113049814 gene encoding V-type proton ATPase subunit G 1-like — MASQSQGIQQLLQAEKRAAEKVAEARKRKNRRLKQAKEEAQAEIEQYRLQREKEFKTKEAAALGSHGNSAVEVDKETVDKMSHIQSSYQKNKEAVLVNLLKMVCDIKPEIHANYRVAG, encoded by the exons ATGGCGAGCCAATCTCAGGGCATCCAGCAGCTGCTGCAGGCGGAGAAACGAGCCGCGGAAAAGGTCGCAGAAGCCCGTAAAA gaAAGAATCGTCGTCTGAAGCAAGCCAAAGAGGAGGCGCAGGCTGAGATTGAGCAGTACCGTCTGCAAAGGGAGAAAGAGTTCAAGACAAAGGAGGCTGCA GCCCTGGGGTCCCATGGAAACTCTGCTGTAGAGGTGGATAAGGAGACCGTGGATAAGATGAGCCACATCCAGAGCAGTTATCAGAAGAACAAGGAAGCTGTGCTTGTAAACCTGCTGAAGATGGTGTGTGACATCAAGCCAGAGATCCACGCCAATTACCGTGTCGCTGGATAA